The following are from one region of the Nicotiana tomentosiformis chromosome 7, ASM39032v3, whole genome shotgun sequence genome:
- the LOC138896302 gene encoding secreted RxLR effector protein 161-like, translated as MEDSKEIDALIATATKLNIDEPGSSIDQKLYREMIGSLLYLTASRPGIVFNVGLWARFQANPKESHLTAVKRILRYLKGTTDLCLWYPKGSNFNIVGYVDTDYAGFLVDKKSISGMAYFLGSCLVSWATKKQNLVALSIAEAEYIVVASCCAQLLWIKQ; from the coding sequence atggaagattccaaagaaattgacgcTCTTATTGCAACAGCCACAAAATtaaatatagatgaacctggttcatcgattgatcagaagttgtatagggaaATGATTGGTTCTTtattgtatctcactgctagcagaCCTGGCATTGTTTTCAATGTAGGCCTTTGggctagatttcaggcaaatccaaaggagtctcacttaactgctgtcaagaggatcttgagatacttaaaaggcaccactgacctttgtctatggtatccaaaaggtagtaatttcaatatAGTGGGATATGTTGAtactgattatgcaggttttcttgtggataaaAAGAGTATTTCAGGTATGGcatactttcttggctcatgtcttgtgtcttgggccaccaaaaagcaaaatctTGTGGCCTTATCTattgctgaagctgagtatattgttgttgcctcatgttgtgctcaattgttgtggatcaaacaataa